The sequence GCCGTGTCGGCCTAGAATCATCTCAAGCGCAAGCCCTTAATTGGGCTTGAAAAGGCCCGCTTGAGCGGGCACAGAGGCCCATCGATCCCTGACGCGCGGGCAGGCTTTGCCCTGCCCCGTCAATGGACCCCGGATGGCCCAGTTTCCAAAGAAAATCACCGACGATCCCTATGCGGCAGTGGTCCTGATTCGCCGCCTGGTCGTGGAGCAGGGCGTCGTCTATTGGCGGCGGTACCTCGTTGCTTTCGCGTTGATGGCGCTTGCCGCCGGATCGACCGCGGGCGCGACCTATGTGCTCGGCCAGGTCATCAACCAGGCCTATGTCGACAAGAACATCCCGGGCATCGCGATGTTCTCTGGCATCACGGTGATCCTGCTGTTCATCAAGGGTGTCGCAACCTACGGCCACATGGTGATCCTGACGAAGATCAGCAACGCCATCCTTGCCACCAACCAGCGCCAGCTGTTCGCCAAGCTGATGCGCGAGAGCGTCGGCTTCTTCTCGGAGCGGCATTCCTCTGAATTCCTGGCGCGGCTGACCGCCGGCGCCAAGTCGATCACCGACGTCCTCAACATGCTTGTCAACGCCGTCGGGCGCGACCTGTTGATGCTGCTCGCCATGATCTGCGTAATGGTGTGGCAGGACCCGCTGATGTCGTTCATCGGCCTCGTGGCGGTGCCGCCGGCGATGCTGGTGCTGCGCAAGCTGGTCAAGCGCATCAAGGGCCTTGCCTACAACCAGTTCACCGGCACCGCCGACATCCTGGAGACGATGCAGGAATCGCTGCAAGGCATCCGCACGGTGAAGGCGTTCACGCTCGAAGACACCATGCAGAAGCGCATCGACGAGAACATCGCGATCGTCGAGCGTAACGCCAACAAGATGGCGCGGGTCGCCAACCGCTCCAATCCGCTGATGGAGATGCTCGGCGGCTTCGCGGTGGCCGGCTGCCTGATGTATGGCGGCTATGCCGTCGTCGCGCTCAACGCCACGCCCGGCGCGTTCTTCTCGTTCATGACGGCGTTCCTGATGGCGACCGAGCCGGCCAAGCGGCTGGCCCGCCTCAACATCGACCTCAACAGCCAGCTCGTCGGCGCGCGCATGCTGCTCGAGATCATTGACAGCCCGGCGAGCGAGTATTCCGACGACGATAAGCCGGCACTGAAATTGTCCGATGCCCGGATCGAGCTGCGCGACGTCAGCTTCTCCTATCGTAGCGGCGAAACCGTGCTCAACCGCATGAGCTTCGTGGCCGAGCCCGGCAAGGTCACCGCGCTGGTCGGCCCATCCGGCGGCGGCAAGTCGACCGTGCTGGCGCTGCTGTTGCGCTTCTACGAGGTGACGCAAGGCGACATCGTGATCGACGGCCAGTCGATCTCATCAGTATCGCGCAAATCGCTGCGTGCGCAGACCGCCTATGTCGGCCAGGACGTCTATCTGTTCCGTGACACCATCCGCAACAACATCGCCTTCGGCCGACCCGGCGCGAGCGAGGGCGAAATCATCGAGGCCGCGAAGGCGGCTTGCGCGCATGATTTCATCATGGGCTTCCCGCTCGGTTACGACACGCCGGTCGGCGAGCACGGCACGCAGCTCTCGGGCGGTCAGCGCCAACGCATCGCCGTGGCGCGCGCGCTGATCAAGAATGCGTCGATCATCCTTCTGGACGAAGCCACCGCCGCGCTCGATTCCGAATCCGAGCGGCAGGTGCAGGAGGCGATCGAGCATCTGTGCCAGAACCGCACCACCCTCGTGATCGCGCATCGCCTGCACACCATCATGCACGCCGACAGCATTCTGGTGGTCGAGGGCGGCGAAATCGTCGAGCAGGGCCGGCACGACGAGCTGCTCCGCCGCGGCGGCCGCTACGCCTCGTTCTTCCGCCTGCAACACCGCGATTCCGGCGCTCTGGCGCCGATCAGCGCAACCGCATAGAGTTCGTTCCACCTCAAGAGCAGCGAGACCCGCATGAACGCCGCCTCCTACGTCATCCCGCTTCCGCCCCAGGCTTCGCTCCCCGTCGTCGGCGAGAGCGGCAGCTATCCCGTGCGCCGCATCTGGTGCGTCGGCCGCAACTATCTCGAGCACATCCGCGAGATGGGCAATGACGAGCGCGCCCCGCCGTTCTTCTTCGCCAAGCATGCCGACATGCTGGTGCCTGATGGCGCCACCATCCCCTATCCGCCGCTGACCAAGGATCTGCATCACGAGGTCGAGCTGATCGTCGCGATGAAAAGCGGCGGCCTCAACATTCCCGCCGACAAGGCGCTCGACCACGTCTACGGCTATGCCGTCGGCATCGACCTGACCCGCCGCGATCTCCAGATCGCCTCGCGCAAGAAGGAGCGCCCGTGGGAGATCGGCAAGTCGTTCGACGGCTCCGCCCCCTGCTCCGCGATTCAGCCTGCTGCGAAGATCGGCCATCCCGCCAAGGGCAAAATCTGGCTCACCGTCAACGGCAAGGAAACGCAGAAGGGCGACCTCACCGAATTGATCTGGAACGTGCCTGAGATCATCTGGCAGCTCTCGCAGCAAGTGAAGCTCGCCGCCGGCGACATCATCATGACGGGTACGCCCGCCGGCGTGTCGCAGCTCCAGCCCGGCGACAAGCTCGAATGCGGCGTCGACGGCGTCGGCACGCTGAAGGTGAGCATCGGCCAGCCCGAATAAACCGTCCGACGATTTCAAACCGAAAGGCCCCGGACCTGTCCGGGGCCTTTTCTATTCCGGTCGCATCTACCAGCCCTTCACCGGCCGATTGGCATGACTTGCCTGCGGGACACCCCGATTGAGCGACATGTGGGAATGCACGCACAGCCAACCATCGGCGTTTCGCGAGAACACCATCGTCGCCCGGCCGGGCCGTGGAAACGGGCTGCCATCGGGATGGTAGCCCGTGCTCGTCCATGGCGCGATCACGGTCACCATCGCGCCGTCGGCGGATGCTAGGATCGAGGCCTGATCGAGCACGAAACGGAAGTCGCTCGTCTTCGGCCAAACGTTATCCCATTGCGTCGAGACCCATTGATCGAGGCCGGGAATGACGTCGTTGTGCGTGCCGAAGGCGAGCACGTCCGGATGGAAGAGCGGCCGCGCCGAGGCATAGTCGACCTCGCGGACATAGCCCGCGAAGGTTTCCAGCCATTGCCGGAAGAATTGCACGATCTTGGTATTGGCGATCGGCAACGGACTCATCGCGGCCCCGATCACCGAACTGCCGACCACACGATCAAGCCGAGGACCAGCGCCGTCAGCGAGTACTTCAACGTGTAGTAGACGTTGCGATTCCATGCCTTCACCTTGCGGCTGGCGAGATGGATCTCGTAGAGCTTGCCGAACACCTTGTTCAGCACGCCGACACTCTCGCCATCGACGTTCTGGGTCGCCGACGCTTTGACGATGTGGTGGCTGACCCAGCGGTTGATCGCGGTCATGAAGCCGAACTTCATCGGGCGCTCGACGTCGCAGAACAGGATGATGCGGTTGACGTCGGTCGCATTCTCCGCGCTGTGGATGAAGGTCTCGTCGAACATGAAGGCCTCGCCGTCGCGCCAGACGCATTCGACGCCGTCGACGAGGATCCGGCACTTGTTCGAGTTCGGTGTGACCAAGCCGAGGTGATAGCGCAGCGAGCCCGCGAACGGATCGCGATGAGCCCCCAGCTTGCCGCCCGGCGGCAACATCGCGAACATCGCACCGTGCACCGACGGAATCGAATTGAGCAGCTCCACCGTCTTGGGGCACAGCGTGCGCGCCGAGGGCAGGAAGTCGTCGTACCATTTCAGGTAAAATCGCTTCCAGCCGCTCTTGAAGAAGGAATAGAAGCCCCAGTCGTTGTTCTTGGCGGCGGCGCGAATGAAGCCTTCGTCGAACAGGCGCACTGCCTCGTCGCGGATGGTCTCCCAATTCTCGCTGAGCGGCTTAAGCTCCGGAAACTGCTCGACCGGGATCACCGGCTTGTTCGGCACGGCCGAGCCCGCATACATCAGCACATTGTAGGGTGCGAGATAGGTCGAGTGATCGCCGAGCTGGCGCGCGAACCGCAGCCGCTGCTTGCCGCGGAAGTGAACGTAAATCGTCGAGGCCGCCAGCACATAGAGAATGACAAGTTGCGGCGCAAAAAGCTGTTTCAGCATGTCCCCAGCTCCCCAGTGAACCCAGCCCGGGACGTCATCTACCCCCGCCCGGGCGGAGCGGCAAGATATCACCGGGGGGTTGCAAATCACGCTGCGGGGAGCGTACAGGCGGAACTTGGGTCTGAAGGACCGAAACCGGCCGATCAGGCCCGGGACAGTGCCTGGAGACCCTTGAAGGTCAAGCGCTTGGGATCCGTGACCCCGGCAACGTAGAGTCGGCGGATGAAGGCGGTAACGGCGTCGCGGTCGCAATCGGTCAGCGCGACGACGGCGTCGACCGCGATTCTCTGGGCTTCCATTGGGCTTACCTCGGCCTTGCGAGTACCCCGGCCGAGACAGGCTAGGACTGATCCGTAAATCCGGCGTTAACTGTCCAGCAAGCATGGCCGATTCATTGCCGCGGCCGTATACGCGAAACAACGCATTGCGTGGCCCGCCGGCTGCTCAGAACGCCCTAATGCTCCTGCTTAGCTGCGCAAAGTGCTTCTTCAGCCGGGGGACGGCAAAGTCGGTGAAGGCTCGCACCTTTGGCACCGAGAGCCGGCCCTGCGGGCAGATCAGGTGCGCTGGCATTTCCGGATCGGCATCACCCGCCAGCACGATCTCGAGCTCGCCGCGCGCGACCTGCTCGGCCACCTGATAGGAGTACATCCGCGCCACGCCGCGCCCGGCGACCGCGGAAGCCACCGCCGCGTAGGTGCTGTTGACGATGAGCCGCGGGGTGAACTGGACCGT comes from Bradyrhizobium sp. CCGE-LA001 and encodes:
- a CDS encoding ABC transporter ATP-binding protein — its product is MAQFPKKITDDPYAAVVLIRRLVVEQGVVYWRRYLVAFALMALAAGSTAGATYVLGQVINQAYVDKNIPGIAMFSGITVILLFIKGVATYGHMVILTKISNAILATNQRQLFAKLMRESVGFFSERHSSEFLARLTAGAKSITDVLNMLVNAVGRDLLMLLAMICVMVWQDPLMSFIGLVAVPPAMLVLRKLVKRIKGLAYNQFTGTADILETMQESLQGIRTVKAFTLEDTMQKRIDENIAIVERNANKMARVANRSNPLMEMLGGFAVAGCLMYGGYAVVALNATPGAFFSFMTAFLMATEPAKRLARLNIDLNSQLVGARMLLEIIDSPASEYSDDDKPALKLSDARIELRDVSFSYRSGETVLNRMSFVAEPGKVTALVGPSGGGKSTVLALLLRFYEVTQGDIVIDGQSISSVSRKSLRAQTAYVGQDVYLFRDTIRNNIAFGRPGASEGEIIEAAKAACAHDFIMGFPLGYDTPVGEHGTQLSGGQRQRIAVARALIKNASIILLDEATAALDSESERQVQEAIEHLCQNRTTLVIAHRLHTIMHADSILVVEGGEIVEQGRHDELLRRGGRYASFFRLQHRDSGALAPISATA
- a CDS encoding fumarylacetoacetate hydrolase family protein produces the protein MNAASYVIPLPPQASLPVVGESGSYPVRRIWCVGRNYLEHIREMGNDERAPPFFFAKHADMLVPDGATIPYPPLTKDLHHEVELIVAMKSGGLNIPADKALDHVYGYAVGIDLTRRDLQIASRKKERPWEIGKSFDGSAPCSAIQPAAKIGHPAKGKIWLTVNGKETQKGDLTELIWNVPEIIWQLSQQVKLAAGDIIMTGTPAGVSQLQPGDKLECGVDGVGTLKVSIGQPE
- a CDS encoding YybH family protein, with product MSPLPIANTKIVQFFRQWLETFAGYVREVDYASARPLFHPDVLAFGTHNDVIPGLDQWVSTQWDNVWPKTSDFRFVLDQASILASADGAMVTVIAPWTSTGYHPDGSPFPRPGRATMVFSRNADGWLCVHSHMSLNRGVPQASHANRPVKGW
- a CDS encoding aspartyl/asparaginyl beta-hydroxylase domain-containing protein; protein product: MLKQLFAPQLVILYVLAASTIYVHFRGKQRLRFARQLGDHSTYLAPYNVLMYAGSAVPNKPVIPVEQFPELKPLSENWETIRDEAVRLFDEGFIRAAAKNNDWGFYSFFKSGWKRFYLKWYDDFLPSARTLCPKTVELLNSIPSVHGAMFAMLPPGGKLGAHRDPFAGSLRYHLGLVTPNSNKCRILVDGVECVWRDGEAFMFDETFIHSAENATDVNRIILFCDVERPMKFGFMTAINRWVSHHIVKASATQNVDGESVGVLNKVFGKLYEIHLASRKVKAWNRNVYYTLKYSLTALVLGLIVWSAVR